From the genome of Solidesulfovibrio carbinolicus, one region includes:
- the hndA gene encoding NADP-reducing hydrogenase subunit HndA, with amino-acid sequence MQTSTCQAIGECRMPEHAVLPQPLYREVVQFIDALPQKEGHLVTVLHKAQSVFGYLPIEVQQFVADHMEVPLAQVYGVVSFYTFFTMVPKGKHPISICMGTACFVKGADKVVHAFKEQLKIDIGDVTPDGKFSIDTLRCVGGCALAPIVMVGEKVYGNVTPGQVKKILADF; translated from the coding sequence ATGCAAACTTCAACATGTCAGGCGATTGGCGAATGCCGGATGCCGGAGCACGCCGTGTTGCCCCAGCCGCTCTACCGGGAAGTCGTCCAGTTCATTGACGCGCTGCCCCAGAAAGAGGGCCATCTCGTCACCGTGCTGCACAAGGCCCAGAGCGTGTTTGGCTATCTGCCCATCGAAGTGCAGCAGTTCGTGGCCGACCACATGGAAGTGCCCCTGGCCCAGGTCTACGGCGTGGTGAGCTTTTACACCTTCTTCACCATGGTGCCCAAGGGCAAGCATCCCATTTCCATCTGCATGGGCACGGCCTGCTTCGTGAAGGGGGCCGACAAGGTGGTCCACGCCTTCAAGGAACAGCTCAAGATCGACATCGGCGACGTCACCCCGGACGGCAAGTTCTCCATCGACACCCTGCGTTGCGTCGGCGGCTGCGCCCTGGCCCCCATCGTCATGGTCGGCGAGAAGGTCTACGGCAACGTCACTCCGGGACAGGTGAAAAAGATCCTGGCCGACTTCTAG
- a CDS encoding (2Fe-2S) ferredoxin domain-containing protein: MSTIASLDALRARREDILARQKARNGKIVINVSLATCSIAAGGKVALEAMQDEVALNGIANVEFMQSGCMTFCYAEPTVEITLPGKAPVVFGGVDEAKARELVTEYVMKGEPVEGIIPVTYERVVL; encoded by the coding sequence ATGAGCACCATCGCCAGTCTCGACGCCCTGCGGGCCCGGCGCGAGGACATCCTCGCCCGCCAAAAGGCGCGCAACGGCAAGATCGTCATCAACGTTTCCCTGGCCACCTGCTCCATCGCCGCCGGCGGCAAGGTCGCCCTGGAGGCCATGCAGGACGAAGTCGCCTTAAACGGCATCGCCAACGTCGAATTCATGCAGTCCGGCTGCATGACCTTCTGCTACGCCGAACCCACCGTGGAGATCACCCTGCCGGGCAAGGCCCCGGTGGTTTTTGGCGGCGTGGACGAGGCCAAGGCCCGCGAACTCGTCACCGAGTACGTCATGAAGGGCGAACCGGTGGAAGGCATCATTCCCGTGACCTACGAACGCGTGGTCCTTTAA